A part of Spiribacter vilamensis genomic DNA contains:
- the rplB gene encoding 50S ribosomal protein L2 — translation MAVRKAKPTSPGRRFVAQPVKSGLHRGEPYAPLVRKLNKSGGRNNQGRITTRHIGGGHKRRYRDIDFRRNKEDIPARVERLEYDPNRSANIALLLYRDGERRYIIAPKNLKVGQEVRSGQGSPIKPGNTMPLRNIPLGTQVHCIEMRPGKGAQMARSAGAGVQLVARDGAYATLRLRSGEMRKVLSECRATIGEVSNSEHSLRSLGKAGATRIAGRRPTVRGVVMNPVDHPHGGGEGRTSGGRHPVTPWGIPTKGHKTRSNKRTDNLIVRRRKR, via the coding sequence ATGGCAGTGCGTAAAGCAAAACCTACTTCCCCCGGTCGGCGATTTGTCGCCCAGCCGGTGAAGAGCGGGCTGCATCGGGGTGAGCCCTATGCGCCCCTGGTCCGGAAGCTGAACAAGAGCGGTGGCCGGAACAACCAGGGTCGGATCACCACCCGCCATATCGGTGGTGGCCACAAGCGGCGTTACCGCGATATCGACTTCCGGCGCAACAAGGAAGATATTCCGGCGCGGGTCGAGCGGCTGGAATATGACCCGAACCGCAGCGCGAATATCGCCCTGCTGTTGTACCGGGACGGTGAACGCCGCTATATCATCGCACCCAAAAACCTGAAGGTTGGCCAGGAAGTGCGTTCCGGCCAGGGTTCGCCGATCAAGCCGGGCAATACGATGCCGCTGCGCAATATCCCGCTCGGCACGCAGGTCCATTGCATCGAGATGCGGCCGGGCAAGGGAGCGCAGATGGCGCGCTCGGCCGGAGCGGGCGTGCAGCTCGTGGCCCGTGATGGCGCCTACGCCACGCTGCGGCTTCGCTCGGGCGAGATGCGCAAAGTGCTCAGCGAGTGCCGCGCGACCATCGGCGAAGTGAGCAATTCGGAGCATTCGCTCCGGTCGCTGGGTAAGGCTGGCGCGACCCGGATCGCGGGTCGCCGTCCAACGGTTCGCGGTGTGGTCATGAACCCGGTCGACCATCCCCACGGTGGTGGTGAGGGTCGAACCTCGGGTGGTCGTCATCCGGTGACGCCCTGGGGTATCCCGACGAAGGGTCACAAGACCCGCAGCAATAAGCGCACCGATAATCTTATCGTGCGCCGTCGCAAACGCTAA
- the rpsS gene encoding 30S ribosomal protein S19 has product MPRSIRKGPFIDTHLLKKVQEAAEANSKRPIKTWSRRSMVVPEMVGLTIAVHNGRQHVPVLVNENMVGHKLGEFASTRTFKGHQADKKAKR; this is encoded by the coding sequence GTGCCACGCTCGATTCGCAAAGGCCCGTTTATCGATACGCACCTCCTGAAAAAGGTTCAGGAGGCCGCGGAGGCCAACAGTAAGCGCCCGATCAAGACCTGGTCGCGGCGATCCATGGTAGTCCCGGAGATGGTCGGATTGACCATTGCGGTCCATAACGGTCGTCAGCATGTGCCGGTGCTCGTTAACGAGAACATGGTCGGTCACAAGCTCGGGGAGTTCGCGTCGACGCGGACATTCAAGGGCCATCAGGCCGACAAGAAGGCGAAGAGGTAA
- the rplV gene encoding 50S ribosomal protein L22 yields METAARLRYAIISPQKVRLLADQIRGLPVSRALEVLEFSPRKASGIVRKVVDSAIANAEHNNGADIDELRIARIQVDEGPMYKRIQPRAKGSANRILKRTSHITVAVAED; encoded by the coding sequence ATGGAAACGGCGGCCAGGCTTCGATACGCGATTATTTCGCCGCAGAAAGTGCGGCTCCTCGCCGACCAGATCCGGGGGTTGCCGGTTTCGCGCGCCCTCGAGGTGCTTGAGTTCAGTCCCCGCAAGGCATCGGGGATTGTGCGCAAGGTGGTGGACTCGGCGATCGCCAACGCGGAACACAATAACGGGGCGGACATTGATGAGCTGCGCATTGCGCGCATCCAGGTCGATGAGGGCCCGATGTACAAGCGGATTCAGCCACGGGCCAAGGGGTCGGCGAATCGTATCCTGAAGCGGACGAGCCACATCACCGTGGCCGTTGCTGAGGACTAG
- the rpsC gene encoding 30S ribosomal protein S3 yields the protein MGHKVHPTGFRLGITEDWRSMWYANSNRFGEQLHTDYKIRKFINERLSHASISKIRIERPAKNALITIHTARPGIVIGKKGEDIDRLRRQLTERMGIPVHVNIEEIRKPELDAQLVADSVAQQLERRIMFRRAMKRAVGNAMRLGAKGIKVQVGGRLNGSEIARSEYYREGSVPLHTLRADIDYGLAEAMTTYGVIGVKVWVFKGEILDTDTAPNQRAAG from the coding sequence ATGGGACACAAGGTTCATCCAACAGGGTTTCGGCTCGGTATCACGGAAGACTGGCGGTCGATGTGGTATGCGAACAGCAACCGCTTCGGCGAGCAGCTGCATACCGATTACAAGATCCGCAAGTTCATCAACGAGCGGCTGTCGCATGCGTCGATCAGCAAGATCCGCATCGAGCGTCCGGCCAAGAACGCCCTGATCACGATTCATACGGCACGCCCGGGAATCGTCATCGGCAAGAAGGGCGAGGACATCGATCGCCTGCGCCGTCAGCTGACGGAGCGCATGGGTATCCCGGTCCACGTCAATATCGAAGAGATCCGCAAGCCGGAGCTTGACGCGCAGTTGGTGGCGGACAGCGTCGCGCAGCAGCTTGAGCGCCGGATCATGTTCCGTCGTGCGATGAAGCGTGCGGTCGGGAACGCCATGCGGCTCGGTGCGAAGGGCATCAAGGTGCAGGTCGGTGGGCGCCTCAACGGTTCCGAGATTGCGCGTAGCGAGTACTACCGCGAGGGCAGTGTTCCGCTGCACACGCTGCGGGCCGATATCGACTACGGGCTCGCCGAGGCGATGACGACTTACGGTGTGATCGGCGTCAAGGTCTGGGTGTTCAAGGGCGAAATCCTCGATACCGATACGGCGCCGAACCAGCGGGCCGCCGGCTAG
- the rplP gene encoding 50S ribosomal protein L16, whose translation MLQPKRTKFRKQQKGRNNGLATRGDKVNFGEFGLKSTTRGPVTARQIEAGRRAINRHVRRGGKIWIRIFPDAPITSKPLEVRQGKGKGNVDHWAAKVQPGRVIYEIEGVSEEVAREAFRRAAAKLPVHTRFVERTVM comes from the coding sequence ATGCTTCAGCCAAAGCGTACAAAGTTCAGGAAACAGCAAAAGGGTCGTAACAACGGCCTGGCGACCCGCGGTGACAAGGTCAACTTCGGGGAATTCGGGCTCAAGTCCACGACCCGCGGACCGGTGACGGCGCGGCAGATCGAGGCTGGCCGTCGGGCGATCAATCGCCACGTCCGTCGTGGCGGCAAGATCTGGATCCGGATCTTCCCGGATGCCCCGATCACGTCGAAGCCGCTCGAGGTCCGGCAGGGCAAGGGCAAGGGCAATGTCGATCACTGGGCCGCCAAGGTGCAGCCGGGCCGGGTGATCTATGAAATCGAGGGCGTGTCGGAAGAGGTCGCCCGCGAGGCGTTCCGCCGCGCGGCGGCGAAGCTGCCCGTGCACACCCGGTTCGTCGAACGGACGGTGATGTAA
- the rpmC gene encoding 50S ribosomal protein L29, producing MKANQLRDKTVEGLEKELLERRKEQFNLRMQQATGQLARPDQMTRVRRDIARIKTVLNEKTRGGSES from the coding sequence ATGAAGGCAAACCAGTTGCGAGACAAGACGGTCGAGGGCCTGGAAAAAGAACTCCTCGAGCGTCGCAAAGAGCAGTTCAATCTCCGGATGCAGCAGGCCACGGGCCAGCTCGCGCGTCCGGACCAGATGACACGGGTGCGCCGGGACATCGCGCGGATCAAGACCGTGCTTAATGAGAAGACCAGGGGTGGCAGCGAGTCATGA
- the rpsQ gene encoding 30S ribosomal protein S17, producing the protein MSKSESVKRTVNGRVVSTAMDKTITVVVERLVPHPLYGKYIRRTTKVHAHDEENVCQKGDWVSVVECRPVSKQKTWQLVDVLERPAQ; encoded by the coding sequence ATGAGTAAGAGCGAAAGCGTCAAGCGCACGGTCAACGGTCGTGTGGTGAGCACGGCGATGGATAAGACGATTACCGTCGTGGTCGAGCGACTCGTCCCGCATCCGCTGTACGGCAAGTACATCCGGCGGACGACGAAGGTCCACGCGCATGACGAGGAAAACGTCTGCCAGAAGGGGGACTGGGTGTCGGTCGTGGAATGCCGTCCCGTCTCGAAACAGAAAACCTGGCAGCTTGTGGACGTGCTCGAACGGCCCGCCCAATAA
- the rplN gene encoding 50S ribosomal protein L14, translating into MIQMQTLLGAADNSGAREVQCVKVLGGSKRRYAGIGDIIKVSVKDAIPRGRVKKGEVYDAVVVRTKRGVRRPDGSLIRFDGNAAVLLNANRQPVGTRVFGPVTRELRTERFMRIISLAPEVL; encoded by the coding sequence ATGATTCAGATGCAGACGCTGCTAGGCGCGGCGGATAACAGTGGGGCCCGGGAGGTACAGTGCGTGAAGGTACTGGGGGGTTCCAAGCGCCGTTACGCCGGCATCGGCGACATCATTAAAGTCAGTGTCAAGGACGCCATTCCCCGTGGTCGGGTGAAAAAGGGCGAGGTCTACGATGCTGTCGTGGTTCGCACGAAGCGCGGAGTGCGTCGTCCGGACGGGTCGTTGATCCGCTTCGACGGTAATGCGGCCGTGCTCCTGAACGCGAACCGCCAGCCGGTCGGTACCCGCGTGTTCGGACCGGTGACGCGTGAGCTCCGCACGGAGCGTTTCATGCGAATCATCTCTCTGGCGCCGGAGGTGCTGTAA
- the rplX gene encoding 50S ribosomal protein L24 — protein sequence MQKIKAGDEVMVIAGKDKGRRGRVIRVVPDRDGVVVENANKVKKHKKANPQANDSGGIIEQEKPLHRSNVAIYNPSTGQPDRVGVRVGEDGRRVRFFKSDNTLID from the coding sequence ATGCAGAAGATTAAGGCCGGTGACGAAGTCATGGTGATCGCGGGCAAGGACAAAGGGCGGCGCGGTCGCGTCATCCGTGTCGTGCCGGATCGGGATGGCGTCGTTGTCGAGAATGCGAACAAGGTGAAAAAGCACAAGAAGGCGAATCCCCAGGCCAATGATTCCGGCGGGATCATTGAGCAGGAGAAGCCGCTGCATCGCTCGAACGTAGCGATTTACAACCCGAGCACCGGTCAGCCTGATCGCGTCGGTGTTCGAGTGGGTGAAGACGGCCGCCGCGTGCGCTTCTTCAAGTCCGACAACACGCTGATTGATTAG
- the rplE gene encoding 50S ribosomal protein L5, whose translation MARLREQYTSKIVETLSQRFEYANPMQVPRLDKIVVNIGLGEATRDKKVVDNASTDLSLITGQKPIVTYTRKAVAGFKIREGWPIGVKVTLRRDRMYEFLDRLVNIAAPRIRDFRGFSPRSFDGRGNYNLGIGEQLVFPELEFDKIDAVRGMDIAIGTTAVKDEEAMALLEGFGFPFRK comes from the coding sequence ATGGCCAGATTGCGGGAGCAATACACAAGCAAGATCGTTGAGACGTTGTCGCAGCGATTCGAGTACGCCAATCCGATGCAGGTGCCGCGGCTCGACAAGATCGTGGTAAATATCGGCCTCGGTGAGGCGACGCGCGACAAGAAGGTCGTGGACAATGCGTCAACGGATCTTTCGCTGATCACGGGCCAGAAGCCGATTGTGACCTACACGCGAAAGGCGGTGGCCGGGTTCAAGATTCGTGAGGGCTGGCCCATCGGCGTCAAAGTGACGCTGCGTCGCGACAGGATGTACGAATTCCTTGATCGGCTGGTCAACATCGCCGCGCCGCGCATCCGCGATTTCCGCGGATTCTCCCCGCGTTCGTTTGATGGTCGCGGCAATTACAACCTCGGGATCGGCGAGCAGCTGGTATTCCCGGAGCTTGAATTCGACAAAATCGATGCAGTCCGCGGTATGGATATCGCGATCGGCACTACAGCAGTTAAGGACGAGGAAGCCATGGCCCTTCTGGAGGGCTTTGGATTCCCGTTCCGCAAGTAA
- the rpsN gene encoding 30S ribosomal protein S14 translates to MAKVSMVQRELKRERLRNKHSAKRAELKEIIRSPASSEEERVAAQEQLQNLPRNASPVRGRNRCNVSGRPRGYYRKFGLSRNMLRQAAMRGEIPGLKLSSW, encoded by the coding sequence ATGGCCAAGGTTTCCATGGTCCAGCGAGAGCTCAAGCGTGAGCGGCTTCGCAATAAGCATTCGGCGAAACGCGCCGAGCTTAAGGAGATTATTCGCAGCCCTGCCTCCTCCGAGGAGGAGCGGGTGGCAGCCCAGGAGCAGCTACAGAACCTGCCCCGGAACGCCAGCCCGGTGCGGGGCCGCAACCGGTGCAATGTTTCCGGCCGGCCGCGCGGTTACTACCGCAAGTTCGGTCTTTCCCGGAACATGCTCCGCCAGGCCGCAATGCGCGGTGAGATCCCCGGCCTGAAGCTGTCCAGCTGGTAA
- the rpsH gene encoding 30S ribosomal protein S8, which yields MSMTDPIADMLTRIRNGQTAEKPEVSMPSSKLKLAIVRVLKDEGYVHDYRVEGTEKKPTLAVTLKYYEGRPVIEEIQRVSRPGLRRFEGRGTLPRVRGGLGTAIISTSQGVMTDRAARDAGHGGEVLCVVF from the coding sequence ATGAGCATGACCGATCCCATCGCGGATATGCTGACCCGGATTCGTAACGGGCAGACCGCTGAGAAGCCGGAGGTCTCGATGCCCTCCTCGAAGTTGAAGCTGGCTATCGTCCGTGTGTTGAAGGACGAGGGCTATGTCCACGACTATCGGGTCGAGGGAACCGAGAAAAAGCCCACGCTGGCGGTAACGCTGAAGTACTACGAGGGCCGTCCGGTCATCGAGGAGATTCAGCGCGTGAGTCGGCCCGGCCTGCGGCGCTTTGAAGGGCGGGGGACGCTGCCCCGCGTGCGCGGCGGGCTGGGAACAGCCATCATTTCCACCTCGCAGGGTGTTATGACCGACCGGGCGGCGCGCGACGCCGGCCACGGCGGTGAAGTACTCTGCGTGGTGTTTTAA
- the rplF gene encoding 50S ribosomal protein L6, with product MSRVAKSPVTIPSGVEVRLGDDRQVTVKGAKGELHHTIHEWVDVAEEEQTLTFAPNRKRQAAVALAGTTRALLNNMVQGVHEGFERRLRLVGVGYRAQAKGETINLTLGFSHPVEHAVPAGVTVETPTNTEIVVRGVDKQQVGQVAADIRAYRPPEPYKGKGVRYADERVIMKEAKKK from the coding sequence ATGTCGAGAGTAGCGAAGAGTCCGGTAACGATCCCGAGCGGCGTGGAAGTTCGGCTTGGCGACGATCGCCAGGTCACCGTCAAGGGTGCGAAGGGCGAGCTCCACCACACGATCCACGAATGGGTGGATGTGGCGGAGGAAGAGCAAACGCTTACGTTTGCGCCCAATCGCAAGCGTCAGGCGGCGGTTGCGCTGGCAGGGACTACCCGGGCACTGCTGAACAACATGGTGCAGGGTGTCCACGAGGGCTTTGAGCGTCGTCTCAGGCTCGTGGGCGTCGGTTACCGGGCCCAGGCCAAGGGTGAGACGATCAACCTGACGCTCGGGTTTTCGCACCCGGTGGAGCACGCCGTGCCCGCCGGGGTAACAGTGGAGACACCGACGAATACCGAAATTGTGGTCCGTGGTGTGGATAAGCAGCAGGTCGGCCAAGTCGCTGCGGATATCCGGGCATACCGGCCGCCGGAGCCCTACAAGGGCAAGGGTGTCCGCTACGCCGATGAACGGGTCATCATGAAAGAAGCCAAGAAGAAGTGA
- the rplR gene encoding 50S ribosomal protein L18 — protein sequence MEKKAARDRRARKARAKMRQLGTVRLTIHRTPRHTYAQIISADASRTLASASTLEKDMRGSLANGGNVEAAKAVGRAIAERATAAGVTEVAFDRSGFNYHGRVQAIADAAREAGLKF from the coding sequence ATGGAAAAGAAGGCAGCAAGAGACCGCCGGGCCCGCAAGGCTCGTGCGAAGATGCGGCAGCTCGGGACAGTTCGGCTGACGATTCACCGGACGCCGCGACATACGTATGCGCAGATCATCTCGGCCGATGCATCGAGGACGCTCGCGTCCGCATCGACGCTCGAGAAAGACATGCGCGGGTCGCTGGCCAATGGTGGCAACGTCGAGGCAGCCAAGGCGGTTGGCCGGGCGATCGCCGAGCGCGCCACGGCAGCGGGTGTCACCGAGGTGGCCTTCGATCGCTCGGGCTTCAACTATCACGGCCGGGTGCAGGCAATCGCCGACGCAGCCCGTGAAGCCGGACTCAAATTCTGA
- the rpsE gene encoding 30S ribosomal protein S5, with translation MATNDVNGEGLREKLITINRVAKVVKGGRQFGFTALTVVGNGDGSVGFGYGKAREVPLAIQKAMERARFNMRAVNLNGPTLQYAMTGYHGSSKVYMQPASAGTGIIAGGPMRAVFEVVGVNDVLAKALGSRNPINVVQATVNALTTYDSPEYVAAKRGKTVEEVQG, from the coding sequence ATGGCGACGAACGATGTCAATGGTGAGGGCCTCCGCGAGAAGCTCATTACCATCAACCGCGTAGCGAAGGTCGTTAAGGGTGGCCGCCAGTTCGGCTTCACAGCCCTGACGGTTGTGGGTAACGGCGATGGCTCGGTGGGCTTCGGTTATGGCAAGGCGCGGGAAGTGCCGTTGGCCATTCAGAAGGCGATGGAGCGGGCGCGCTTCAACATGCGGGCAGTCAACCTTAACGGGCCGACGCTGCAGTACGCTATGACGGGGTATCACGGCTCGAGCAAGGTCTATATGCAGCCGGCTTCCGCGGGTACCGGGATCATCGCGGGTGGCCCGATGCGCGCCGTGTTCGAGGTCGTCGGGGTTAACGACGTGCTCGCAAAGGCGCTGGGCTCGCGCAACCCGATCAACGTTGTGCAGGCGACGGTCAACGCTCTGACCACCTATGATTCTCCGGAGTACGTGGCGGCCAAGCGCGGCAAGACGGTAGAAGAGGTCCAGGGCTGA
- the rpmD gene encoding 50S ribosomal protein L30, with protein MAKSKQLRVTVVRSFANRVARHKACIAGLGLRRMHHSVVVADTPENRGMINKVSYMLSVEEV; from the coding sequence ATGGCTAAGAGTAAGCAGCTTCGTGTCACGGTGGTTCGCAGCTTTGCCAATCGCGTGGCGAGACACAAGGCGTGTATCGCGGGTCTCGGCCTGCGCCGGATGCACCACAGCGTTGTGGTGGCGGATACGCCGGAGAACCGCGGGATGATCAATAAGGTCTCCTACATGCTCTCTGTCGAGGAGGTCTAG
- the rplO gene encoding 50S ribosomal protein L15: MRLNTLRPAPGSRRDAERVGRGAGSGMGKTARRGHKGQKARSGGFTKVGFEGGQMPLQRRVPKVGFSSHKGQYVAEVRLHEIGQVDGDLVTLESLQAAGVVPRNAREAKVVLSGEVYRAVTLRGVRATAGARAAIEKAGGKVEV; the protein is encoded by the coding sequence ATGCGATTGAATACTTTACGTCCGGCACCGGGTTCGCGCCGGGACGCCGAGCGCGTCGGTCGTGGTGCCGGTTCCGGCATGGGCAAGACCGCGCGCCGGGGTCACAAGGGCCAGAAAGCGCGTAGCGGCGGCTTCACCAAGGTCGGCTTCGAGGGTGGTCAGATGCCGCTCCAGCGGCGGGTCCCGAAGGTCGGGTTCAGCTCGCACAAGGGTCAGTACGTCGCCGAGGTTCGGTTGCATGAGATCGGGCAGGTCGACGGCGACCTGGTTACGCTCGAGTCGCTGCAGGCGGCGGGGGTTGTACCCCGCAATGCCCGCGAGGCGAAGGTCGTGCTCTCCGGTGAAGTCTATCGTGCCGTGACCCTGCGTGGGGTTCGTGCGACGGCGGGCGCCCGGGCAGCGATCGAAAAAGCCGGCGGCAAGGTCGAGGTTTAA
- the secY gene encoding preprotein translocase subunit SecY produces MAGPSANAGSLGGVGRLTEVRQRLTFVVIALVIYRLGAHITIPGIDQGALADMFEQQSGTILDMFNMFSGGALGRLSIFALGVMPYISASIIMQLMTAVVPKLKQLRSEGEQGRRAITKYTRYGTLGLALFQGIGITVALQNQGVVLNPGPMFVFIGTTTLVTGTMFLMWLGEQITERGIGNGISLIIFAGIVAGLPSALGGTLELTRTGELGIPTVLLLLVLAVSVIWFIVFMERGQRRITINYARRQQGRKMYAGQTSHLPLKINMAGVIPAIFASSIILFPATIGQWFGEMEGFAWMQRLGQTLSPGQPLYITFYAAAIIFFCFFYTALVFNSRDTADNLKRSGAFIPGVRPGEQTSRYIDKVMTRLTLVGAGYITAVCLLPEFLILYLNVPFYFGGTALLIIVVVVMDFMSQLQAHLVSHQYEPLMKKANLQAHGRGGGSGLAR; encoded by the coding sequence GTGGCCGGGCCATCCGCCAACGCCGGTTCACTCGGGGGCGTGGGTCGCCTGACGGAGGTCCGTCAGCGGCTTACCTTCGTTGTGATCGCTCTGGTGATCTACCGGCTGGGTGCGCATATCACCATCCCGGGGATCGATCAGGGCGCGCTTGCGGACATGTTCGAGCAACAGTCGGGAACGATCCTCGACATGTTCAACATGTTCTCAGGCGGGGCGCTGGGCCGGCTCTCGATTTTCGCGCTGGGTGTGATGCCCTATATCTCGGCGTCAATCATCATGCAGTTGATGACCGCCGTGGTGCCCAAACTCAAGCAACTGCGCAGCGAGGGTGAGCAGGGCCGCCGGGCGATTACCAAGTACACGCGCTACGGCACGCTGGGCTTGGCGCTGTTCCAGGGAATCGGTATCACCGTTGCGCTGCAGAATCAGGGCGTCGTGCTCAACCCCGGGCCCATGTTCGTGTTTATCGGGACTACGACGCTGGTTACCGGGACGATGTTCCTGATGTGGCTGGGTGAGCAGATCACCGAGCGGGGCATCGGCAACGGCATCTCGCTAATCATTTTCGCAGGTATCGTCGCGGGGCTGCCGTCGGCACTCGGCGGCACGCTCGAGCTTACCCGGACGGGTGAGCTGGGTATTCCTACGGTTTTGCTCCTGCTCGTGCTCGCGGTGAGCGTTATCTGGTTCATCGTGTTCATGGAGCGCGGCCAGCGCCGGATAACGATCAACTATGCGCGCCGTCAGCAGGGGCGGAAGATGTACGCGGGTCAGACGAGTCATCTGCCGCTGAAAATCAATATGGCCGGCGTTATCCCGGCGATTTTCGCCTCGAGCATTATCCTGTTTCCGGCGACGATCGGGCAGTGGTTCGGCGAGATGGAAGGGTTTGCGTGGATGCAGCGTCTCGGGCAGACGCTCAGCCCCGGACAGCCGCTCTACATTACGTTCTATGCGGCGGCCATCATCTTCTTCTGCTTTTTCTACACCGCACTGGTGTTCAATTCGCGGGATACTGCTGACAATCTCAAGCGCTCTGGCGCGTTCATTCCCGGCGTCCGTCCGGGTGAACAGACCTCGCGCTATATCGACAAGGTTATGACGCGACTCACGCTGGTGGGCGCGGGATACATCACGGCGGTCTGTCTGCTCCCCGAGTTCCTCATCCTCTACCTCAACGTGCCGTTCTACTTCGGCGGAACCGCGTTGCTCATTATCGTAGTAGTGGTGATGGACTTCATGTCGCAGCTTCAGGCCCATCTGGTTTCGCACCAGTACGAGCCGCTGATGAAGAAAGCCAATCTGCAGGCGCACGGCCGTGGTGGCGGCAGCGGCCTGGCACGCTGA
- the rpmJ gene encoding 50S ribosomal protein L36: MKVRASVKKICRNCKVIKRGGTVRVICTSDARHKQRQG; the protein is encoded by the coding sequence ATGAAAGTACGTGCCTCAGTCAAGAAAATCTGCCGCAACTGCAAGGTAATCAAGCGGGGCGGCACGGTAAGGGTGATCTGCACCTCCGATGCCCGACACAAACAGCGTCAGGGCTGA
- the rpsM gene encoding 30S ribosomal protein S13, protein MARIAGVNIPANKHTEIALTSIYGVGRTRAAAICKSADIAPDRKIRELTDDELERLRAVINEYAVEGDLRRQVAMDIKRLMDMGCYRGIRHRRGMTVRGQSTQTNARTRKGPRRSVTR, encoded by the coding sequence ATGGCCCGTATTGCTGGCGTCAACATTCCCGCCAACAAACATACAGAGATCGCGCTGACCTCGATTTACGGCGTAGGCCGGACTCGTGCAGCGGCGATCTGCAAATCAGCAGACATCGCGCCGGATCGCAAGATCCGGGAGCTCACCGATGATGAGCTCGAGCGCCTTCGCGCTGTTATCAATGAATACGCCGTTGAGGGCGACTTGCGCCGTCAGGTGGCCATGGACATCAAGCGGTTGATGGACATGGGGTGCTATCGCGGCATTCGCCATCGGCGTGGCATGACGGTCCGCGGGCAAAGCACGCAGACCAACGCCCGGACTCGTAAGGGACCGCGTCGCTCCGTCACCCGTTAA
- the rpsK gene encoding 30S ribosomal protein S11 — MAKPTTRTRKRVKRTVVDGIAHINASFNNTVITITDRQGNALAWASAGGSGFRGSRKSTPFAAQVASERAGESAKDYGLKNLEVRVKGPGPGRESAARALNNVGYRITNIEDVTPIPHNGCRPPKKRRV, encoded by the coding sequence ATGGCCAAGCCAACCACCCGCACCCGTAAGCGCGTCAAGCGCACGGTTGTCGATGGCATCGCGCATATCAACGCGAGCTTCAACAACACGGTAATAACGATTACCGACCGTCAGGGCAATGCGCTCGCCTGGGCCAGTGCCGGCGGCAGCGGTTTCCGTGGATCACGGAAGAGCACGCCGTTTGCTGCGCAGGTCGCCTCTGAGCGTGCCGGCGAGTCCGCCAAGGATTATGGTCTCAAGAACCTCGAGGTGCGGGTAAAGGGGCCTGGCCCGGGTCGTGAGTCCGCTGCGCGTGCGCTCAACAATGTCGGTTACCGCATCACCAATATCGAAGACGTGACGCCGATTCCACACAACGGATGCCGTCCGCCCAAGAAGCGTCGCGTCTGA
- the rpsD gene encoding 30S ribosomal protein S4 gives MARYIGPTCKLARREGTDLYLKSGVRSLDSKCKLDTPPGQHGQRRGRISDYGLQLREKQKVRRMYGVLEKQFRKYYREADRRKGNTGENLLQLLETRLDNVVYRLGFAATRAEARQLVAHRAVMHNGRTTNVASAEVKPGDEIAIRERAQKQLRVQAALEMAQQNGVPEWLEGDSKNFKGTLKQRPERSELAAEINESLIVELYSK, from the coding sequence ATGGCACGTTACATCGGACCGACCTGTAAGCTCGCCCGCCGCGAGGGAACAGACCTTTACCTGAAGAGCGGCGTTCGCTCACTCGACAGCAAGTGCAAGCTCGATACCCCGCCCGGCCAGCACGGTCAGCGTCGGGGGCGGATTTCGGACTACGGGCTGCAGCTGCGGGAAAAGCAGAAGGTGCGCCGCATGTACGGTGTGCTCGAGAAGCAGTTCCGCAAGTATTACCGCGAGGCGGACCGTCGCAAGGGCAACACGGGTGAAAACCTCCTCCAGCTGCTCGAAACTCGCCTCGATAACGTGGTCTACCGGCTTGGATTTGCCGCGACGCGCGCCGAGGCGCGGCAGCTGGTGGCGCACCGCGCGGTCATGCACAACGGCCGGACGACCAACGTCGCATCGGCCGAGGTGAAGCCGGGTGACGAGATCGCCATCCGCGAGCGGGCACAAAAGCAGCTGCGGGTGCAGGCGGCGCTCGAAATGGCCCAGCAGAACGGCGTGCCGGAGTGGCTCGAGGGCGACTCCAAGAATTTCAAGGGAACGTTGAAGCAGCGGCCGGAGCGCTCGGAGCTCGCTGCAGAGATCAACGAGTCTCTGATTGTCGAGCTTTATTCCAAGTAA